TAATTGGCATTCATGTAGGAGCCAAAACCTACCCCTAAATTCGCACGCACTCGTTGCGTTTCATAATTGAAATTTACTAAGGCTAAATTTACGCTCACTTCATTGTTTCTGTTTAAGCTATATACAAAATCTGGTCTTGTATTGCTCTCTGGATTATTGGCGTCGTATTGTGCGTAAACCTCGGCGTAGGCGCTGATTTTAAGAGGATTGCTATTTTCTTGCGCCATCATTAAATTAGCTGTACCAAGACCTAAAAAAGCTAAAATTATTTTATTAAAATTCATAATTCTTGATATTTTTGAAGATAAAAAACAATCGCCCATTAAAACAAAAACAAATTTAGAACACAACTTTGAAAACGGGCGATTGAGAGTGATTAATTATTGATTTTTATTTTTTTAATTGATCTAATGCGATATTAAGTTTTAAAACATTAATCTTGGACGGACCAAAAATACCTAAAAATGGTTTTTCGGTATTTTCTTCGATTAATCGATTTAAGGTTGATTCATCGATATTTCGGATTTTGGCAATTCTTTTCACCTGCACTTTTGCGCCTTGGATAGAGATATTTGGGTCGAGTCCGCTACCACTTGCTGTGACCATATCTACAGGAATTTCACTGCGTTGGATATCGGGATTGTGTTTGGCAAAAGTATCAATGCGAGCTTGCACTTGTGCTAAATATTCTGGATTGGATGCTCCTTTGTTGCTACCTCCAGAGCCTCCTCCGTCATAATCTACTGCCGACGGACGAGACCAAAAATATTGATCTTGGTCAAATGTTTGTTCGATGTTGGCGTAGTATTTCTGTCCATTAAATTCTATTATTTCGCCTTTTCCGCCATTGGGAGCAAATTGCGCTACACCCCATACAGCCAACGGATAGATTACTGCTAAAAATACAATTAAAACAGCCGTTAATTTAATGGCGGGTACAATATTTTTTTTCATTTTTTCTAAGATTCTAAATAATTAAACAAATAAGGAAACGATTAAATCAATGATTTTAATTCCTATAAATGGTACAAGCACGCCACCCAAACCAAAGATGAGTAAATTTCTTCTAAGCAAAGCGCTGGCGCCGATTGGTTTGTATGCCACACCTTTTAATGCCAAAGGAATCAAGGCAGGGATAATTATCGCATTGAAAATCACCGCAGATAAAATGGCACTTTGCGGACTGTGCAAATGCATAATGTTTAAGCCTTGCAAGCTAGGAACGGCAACGATGAATAATGCAGGAATAATGGCAAAATATTTTGCAACATCGTTTGCAATACTAAAAGTCGTAAGCGTTCCACGAGTCATCAATAATTGTTTTCCAATTTCTACCACTTCAATTAATTTGGTAGGGTCGTTGTCCAAATCCACCATATTTCCCGCTTCTTTGGCTGCTTGTGTACCGCTGTTCATGGCGACACCCACATCGGCTTGGGCAAGGGCAGGGGCATCGTTGGTTCCGTCTCCCATCATCGCGACCAATCTACCTTCGGCTTGTTCTTTTTTGATATAGTTCATTTTATCTTCAGGTTTAGCCTCGGCAATAAAGTCGTCTACACCTGCTTTTTCTGCGATATATTTAGCCGTGAGCGGATTATCACCTGTTACCATTACGGTTTTAATTCCCATTTTTCTTAATCTAGCAAAACGCTCTTGGATACCTGGTTTTATCACATCTTGCAATTCAATGACACCCAAAGCTTCTTCGTTTTCAGAAACTACAAGCGGGGTTCCACCATTTTCGGAAATTGCAGTTACTGTTTCTGCCACTTCGACTGGGAAAACATTTCCAGCATTTTCCACCATAGCTTTAATGGCATCGGTTGCACCTTTTCTAATTCTTACATTTTCGTAATCAATCCCTGAGCTTCTAGTTTCTGCCGTAAATTTGATGAATTTAGGATTTTGGATATTGTAATCACTCGGATTAATTTCAGCTAATTCAATTACTGATTTTCCTTCGGGCGTTTCATCTGCCATTGAGCTTAATACAGCAGCTTTCACCAATCGGTCTTTGTCCACGCCATTGGCAGGGTGGAAGTTGGTAGCTTTTCTGTTTCCGATTGTAATGGTTCCCGTTTTATCAAGAAGTAAAACATCGATGTCACCAGCAGTTTCTACCGCTTTACCACTTTTAGTAATCACATTGGCGCGTAACGCACGATCCATACCCGCGATTCCAATCGCTGAAAGCAATCCTCCGATGGTCGTAGGAATTAAACAAACGAAAAGTGAAATCAGTGCCGCTATAGTGATTGGCACATGGGCATAATCTGCAAATGGTTTTAATGTAATTGTAACGATGATAAATACCAAAGTGAAGCCTGCCAAAAGAATAGTAAGTGCAATTTCATTTGGTGTTTTTTGTCGGCTAGCACCTTCCACGAGCGCAATCATTTTATCCAAAAAGCTTTCACCAGGTTGTGTAGTCGTTTCCACAATGATTTTATCAGAAAGTACTTTTGTTCCACCTGTGACAGAACTTTTGTCCCCTCCAGCTTCACGAATCACGGGAGCAGATTCTCCTGTAATGGCACTTTCATCTATGGTCGCTAGCCCTTCGATGATTTCTCCATCAGATGGAATGATGTCTCCAGCCTCGCACACGAAAATATCACCTTTTTGTAATTGTGACGAAGAAATTGTTTTTCCGTTTTGCAATTTAGCAGGTGTTTCTTCACGCGTTTTTCTCAAACTATCTGCTTGAGCTTTTCCGCGCGCTTCGGCGATGGCTTCGGCAAAGTTTGCAAATAATAAAGTCAAGAATAAAATAAAAAATATGGCAAAATTATATCCAAAGCTTCCTTGTCCTGCAGCATCACCCGCAAATAGTGTATAAAGTGTAACAAAGAGCATCACCACAGTCCCAATTTCCACAGTAAACATCACTGGATTTCGGAACATTTTTTTAGGGTTTAATTTCACAAAAGATTGTTTCAACGCTTGCTGAACCATGTCTTTTTGAAATAATGATTTATTTTTATTCATAATGAATTAAATTCTTTAGTTATGATTAATGAATTAAAGTGAAATATTCAGCAATTGGGCCTAAAGCCAGCGCAGGGAAAAATGCCAATGCGGCAACAATTCCGATAACGGTGAGCACCATTACGCCAAATGTAGCGGTATCAGTTTTAAGGGTTCCGTCGCTTTCAGGAACAAAGCGTTTAGCCGCTAAAAGCCCCGCAATGGCCACCGGGCCAATGATTGGCAAGAATCGAGATAATATTAAAACAAATCCTGTAGAAATATTCCACCATAAAGTATCGTCGCCTAATCCCTCAAAACCACTACCATTGTTGGCAGACGCTGAAGTGTATTCGTATAACATTTCACTGAATCCGTGAAATCCTGGGTTGTTTAATGTTGCTTCGCCATAAGCAGGGAAAGACGCTGCAAGTGCAGTACCCGCCAAAATAAAAAGTGGGTGAAGAAGAGCAATAATCATAGCGATTTTCATTTCTCTTGCTTCTACTTTTTTGCCTAAAAACTCAGGCGTTCTCCCCACCATTAGCCCACTGATGAAAACGGCTAAAATGATGAAAACGAAGAAGTTTAACAATCCTACACCTACGCCACCATAGAAACTATTTATCATCATGGCCAAAAGTTCGTTCATGCCCGAAAGCGGCATAGAGCTGTCGTGCATGGAGTTTACAGAACCCGTAGAGATAACGGTGGTCAAAATACTCCAATAGCCAGCTGCAGGAGCGCCCAAACGGATTTCTTTACCTTCCATTGCGCCCAGCGAATTATCAATTCCCATTTCGGCAATTGCAGGATTTCCGTTTGTTTCCATAATAATGTTTGGAATTACTAAGGTTAAAAATCCTACGGTCATTACGCCAAAAATCATCCAAGCCAATTTTTTTCTTCGAATAAAGAATCCAAATGCGAAAATCATAGCCATCGGGATAATTAATTGAGCTACCATTTCTGCCATATTGGTGAAATAAGTAGGGTTTTCAAAAGGGTGGGCGGAGTTGGTTCCGTAGAAACCGCCACCATTGGTTCCCACATGTTTTATGGGGATGAATGCCGCAGCAGGACCTCTTGAGATTTCTTGTGTAACACCTTGTAGAGTAGTGATTTGGTCTTTGCCTTCAAATGTCATTGGGGTGCCTTGGAACACCAAGATCATAGCCACTACAAATGAAACGGGCAATAAAATTCTAGTACAAGATTTCACTAAATAATTGTAGAAATTCCCTAATTGGGTAGTTGTTTTATCTCTAAAAGCGCGAAAAAGTACCACGGCAGCAGCCATACCTGTACCCGCACTCACAAATTGCAAAAACATCAGCCAATATTGGCCAATGTAACTAAGTCCTGTTTCTCCAGAATAATGCTGCAAGTTACAGTTTACCACAAACGAAATTACTGTATTAAAGGCCAAATCTGGCGACATACTTGGGTTGTTATCGGGATTAAGCGGTAAGTTTCCTTGCGTCATAAGAATCAACATACCGAGCAGGAACCAAACTAAATTGATGGTCACAAGTGCCACCATATGTTGTTTCCAGTTCATTTCGGTATTTGGATTGATACCACTTATTCTGAAAAATAATTTTTCTAAAGGATTAAAAACGCCGTCTAAAAATGTTTTGTCTCCATTGTAAACCTTGGCAATGTATTTCCCAAAAGGAATCGCCAATAGAACGGTGAGCAAAAACATCACTACAATTCCTAAAAATTCTGTATTCATTGTTTTTTTGGTTTAGTTTTAAATTAATTTGTTAGAATTCCTCTGGTTTTAAAAGCACATAAGTCATATATATAAAGACTAAAATGGCGATGATAAATAGTAAAATCATAATTTTCTTTTTTAATTAAATTTTGTCGAAGTAATCAATCGATTTGTAAAAAATCCAAAAACAGGCAAGCCCTGAAAGGATGAGTAAAAAAATGAGTAATACATTCATAATGCTATAATTTTTTAAAGTTTCATGCGCCCATATGCCAAAACCTATTCCAATTCAATAATGAATTTTATAAGTAAAACAATATCATCACATTATATATTTTTCTAAATTTTAAAGTATAAAAAAAGCCTATCAAAATGATAGGCTTTTTCTCAAAATGATAGGCTATAGATTCTTTAAAGTATAAAATCTTCTTTTTTTTTTCGGAATTTAATGGTTTAAATGTCTTTAGGTGTAGTTGGGGTGTAGAAAAGTTTAACATTTAAATCTTTTACAAATATAGAGAGAAATGTGATAAAAATATGATTTGGATTGTTTCGTGTTGGTTATTGCAATCAAGAGTCTCCATCAGCTGTGTAGACTATAAAGTTATTCTGAAAACTTTTTAATATACACAGCTATTGTTTGGTAGTCCATTAAAACACTCCTGATAATTTCTTTAATACATCTACAAATGCCTCATTAAACGCAGCGTCTTTTGCATAAAGTTTATACAAATCAATTTCATCTTTTCTTCGATTTTTCATTACAATATCTGTTAGTAACCTATACGCCAAATCTTTATTTTGCACATCATTATTCTTCACCACTTTATCTATAAAATCTGAGTGGTTTTTAATCTGTTCAGAAATTTTAATCATCGTTTCTTTTTGATCTTCTGGTGCTTTATCCCATTGTTGAAAATACCTTTCATTAAAAACTTTTATAATTTCATCCAAGGCATTTTTTTCATTAGTTTCATTCTGCACACCTCTTGGATTTGAGTTCTGTGGATCTACTTCAGAATTTGAGTCATCGAGTCCTATCTTATAATTTAATTTTGTTCTTTCAATCCCATAGGTAGATAAATCTACGGATTCCAAAATCTCATCTATCAAATCATCTTCTTTTGTTCTTACAATTAGTTTTGGAATTAAAAATTTTAAAAACCAGAATAATCTTTCCCAAGAAATTACTTCAAATGGAATTATAGCTGCCATTTGCCCATAGATTTTTACAAATTGCTTTGCTTTTACTTTGAAATCTTTTTTCTCATCCTCCTCAAGCTCTAATTCATGATTAAATCTTTCTGCTGCTGTATCTATGATTGGGCTAAGATATTGAGCATCTTCACCCGCAAAATATTTGTTTATAAAATCTTCTACTTCATCTAATTCGTAGACGCCAACTCCATTTAATGCGCTCTCTAATTCATGTAAAACATTTACATCAGTAGCTTTACTTAAGGATGTTGAAGTATAAAACGGGTCAAATGATGATTTTATATCCTCTACTTCGTTGTAAAAATCTAGGATAAATAAATCTTCTGTTTTCTTTCCAAGTTTTTCTGACGATCTATTCAATCGGCTTAAAGCTTGCACCGCAAGTACGCCTCGCAAGCGTTTGTCTATATACATACAACTTAATTTAGGCTGATCAAAACCTGTAAGGTATTTATTAGCTACAACCAAAATTCTATATTCATCTTTATCAAAATAATCTTTTGTTTCACTCTCGGAAAAACCATTTAGTGCTGCTTCTGTATATTCTACACCGTCAACGGTTTTTTCTCCAGAAAAAGCAATGGCTATTTTAAAAGGATTTCCCTTTGATTTTAAAATTTCATTTAAAGCTTTATAATAACGGATAGCAGATTCTATATCTTGAGTTACTACCATGGCTTTGGCTTTTCCTTTTAGTTTTTTGGCATTATAAACCTTGTTCAGGAAATGCTTCATCATTATTTTAGCCTTTGTAGTTATTGTTTGATTATGTTTCTCTACAAATCTTTTTAATTTTTTCTGGGCTTTTGCTGTATCAAACCATGGATTATCTTCTATGGATTTTTCTATTTCATAGTAGCTCTTATAGGTAGTATAATTAGATAAAACATCTAGAATGAAACCTTCCTCAATGGCTTGTTTCATTGAATATAAATCAAATGGTGAAAAAGTCCCGTCTGGCTGTTTGGTGCCAAATCGTTCCAAAGTTGTATTTTTAGGTGTTGCTGTAAATGCAAAATAAGAAGCATTTCCTTTCATTTTTCTAGCCTGAATGGCTTTCAAAACTTTATCTTGATAATCTTCTTCTTCATTATCTTCTGCCCCTATTGCCTGATTCATTTTACCTGCGGCAGTACCACTTTGTGAGCTGTGCGCTTCGTCTATGAGTACAGCAAAACGCTTATTGCTAAGATTAGCTATCCCGTCTACGATATATGGAAATTTCTGAATGGTAGTAATGATGATCCTTTTTCCAGACTCTAAACTGTCTTTGAGCTCGCTGGAACTATAAGCGGGAGCTACAATATTTTTCACCTCAGAAAATTCCTTAATATTGTCTCTTAATTGTTTGTCTAGTAATCTACGATCGGTTACTACAATTACAGAATCAAAAAGTGGCTCTGTGGTGCTTTTTGCTCCTGGTAAATTTTCGTTTTCGGGGTAAATTTCGATAAATTGATAGGCAGCCCATGTTATAGAATTTGACTTCCCAGAGCCTGCAGAATGCTGGATTAGATAGGTTTTTCCTATTCCATTTTCTGCAATATCTTTTATAAGTTTCCTCACCACATTTAATTGATGATAGCGTGGAAAGATGAGCGTTTTGGAGCTCAAAGGATCGTTTGGTTTACCTTTAAAATGTATAAAATGCTGAATGATATTGGCTAAACTTTCTCTAGTTAAAACTTCCTCCCACGAATAGGCTGTTTTATGTCCATTTTTATTCGGTGGATTTCCTTTTCCATGGTTAAGACTTCCCTTATTAAATGGCAAGAAATACGAATTTTTTCCATTTAATTTTGTGCACATATACACTTCGTCTGTATCTACAGCAAAATGTACCAAGCACCTACCGAATTGTAAAAGTGGCTGGCGTATATCCCTATCGTTTTTATATTGTTTAATGGCATTGACTCTTGCCGTCTGGTGTGTCCAAGGGTTTTTAAGTTCTAATGTAGCAATTGGCAATCCATTCAGAAAAATAACCATATCAATGCTCTCTAGCTTATTCTCTAGATTGTAATGAACTTGCCTGGTGACACTGAACTCATTACGCTCAAAATTTTCTTTTACCGTTTGGCTACTACTTGCCATGGGGAGTTGATACATAAATATCAAGTGAGCATCGTCTATGCGCAATCCTTTTTTTAAAACATATAATACCCCATATTTTTTGATTGTACGATCCAGCCTTTCTAGAATTTTGCGTCGCCAATCTGTATCTCTTTGTAATTTTTCTAATTCCTCTGACTGTGTATTTTCTAAAAAATGCCAAAATCTATTTTTATCAATGGCAAAATTGGGATCATAATCATTTTTATTCCCTACATAAAAACCATTACCCGCTCTGTACAAGGATCTGGGTTCTGCAAGTTGATTTTCTCCAATTTCTTCTACACAAAAGCCTGTTAAAGCTTTTTCTATGCAGCGTTCTAGTGCTTGCTCGTTTGTTTTAGTTGCCATGGCTATTATTGTTGAATTCTTTAAAAAGTTGTATCATCCACTCTGTGTGTTGCTTAATTTGTTCTATTCCCCATTCTTTTTCACTCATCATTAGTTGCTGTTTTAAGCTCTCCTGTTTCGTATTTTTTGTATAATGTTCTTTCTTCGCTATTGGCATATAATTGCTAAGCTTAGAATTATTACTAGGACTTATTAGGCAAAGGTTTCCGAATTCGTTTAATGTATTAGTATCTAATGTATTGCCATTTATCGGATGCTGTGGGTAATAGTGCTCAACAGAACTTCTGTAGGTAAACTCAAAATTATTAAAATTAGATAAATTCTTGTTTAATTCATCAATATTCTTTTCCTTAAACACCCAAAGTATATAATCTAAATAATTGAAAATAAAGTTTTCTACGGCTGTACCTCGATTTAATTTATTTTTATCTATGGTATTATTCTCATCCTTTTTATCCTCTATTTTATAAATTATGTCGTAATAATCTTTTGGAAAATCGCTCATAAATCGTTGGTAGAAAATAGATTTTGCAAGATTTTCTAAATAATTTAAAAAGCTTGAACCTTCTAAATTACTTTCAGGATTCATCAAATAATCTAACGCACCATTGAGCCAGTATTTATAATTTTGAGTAGTATAAGAAACCTGAAACATGGATTGTATCATGATTATTCGTTTGTTTTCATCACCAAAAGTATTAGTATAATTTACTTGTATATTTTTTTTATTTTTATAAATGATCATGCACTTTAAACTCCAATCATTAGATTCGCTTGTATATTCTCTTTTGATTATGTATTTGTCAAAAAGAAAGCGGGCTTTTAGTAAATTACATGCAAATTGTTTTACAAATTCTTCCTTGTTTTCTTTTTTACCTAAATGGCTTTCAAACGCTTCAAGCAAGTTTTTATCATCTAAACTTATATTTTCTTGATTTTTTTCTTGATTATTATTTTCCTGTTTGTTTTGAATTTGCAAAACATGTAATAGAAAATTTGGAAAATCAATTATGGATTCAAATCGTTCTGCATCCTTGTCCTCACTATTAGATTTGATATCGCCGACTTCATGAGATTGTATAATGTTTGCAATATTCTCTTTTGTTTCGGATTTTGTTCCTGTATTTTCTGTACCTTCGGATTGGTTTTCTTTCGTTTGGATGAATATATTTTTTAGATTTAGTTCATTCCATGTTTCACCAAAAATATTCTTCCTTTCATTTGGTTCAAATCCGTATTGAACATATCTCCCCATATCTGAGCACGCTTCCCATATTTTATTAAATGCTTCAGATGCATCTTTATCATTAGACAAGCAATTCATCATACGGGCTTTTAGTATTTCGTGCTTTTCTAGTTGCTCTCCTCGGGTGTTCATGATCTCAAAATAGTGATTGAGATCTGTATCATGCGGCACAGCAACGCGTAGAATCTGTACATTTTTAAATAAAAAGTCTTTGAAATTAGAAATGCAAGAAATATTATTCTTAATATATTTTTCTATCATTTCATAAGCGTGAATGATACTGTCTTTTTCTGATTCTTTATGGGCATCAAAGTCTTTTTGTGAAATTTTATCCAAGGTTTCATTAGATCTATCTCTTGCTAAAAATTTTAATTTTTTTAAATCTAATGATTTTTCAGAATCTGATGTTACATCTGTATGTTTAGATAATACAGCCAATAGAACAAACAAGGTGGTGAGCCTCTGCTGCCCATCAATCACTTCGTAATATTCCTCTTTTTCAGATACCACCAATGTGCCAAGAAAATACTTTTTCTCATTATTTTTCCCATTCTTTTTCTCTTTCTCATTTTTTTCAAACACATCATTTAAATCCTGCATTAATTGTATGATTTCCTTCTCAGTCCAGGCGTAGTTTCTTTGATAAATGGGAATGCTGTAGTATTTACTTTCCTTCTCAGAAAATAAATCAGCGATTGGAATCATCGTTGGCTTACTTGTTTGATTGCTCATCTTTTTTAAGATAATTAAGTTTTTCCATCATTTTTTGTATTTCTTTGCGTTTATCTGCCTTATTTACGTACGTTGTGGGCATAACATTCATATTGTTTAATACTTCATCATGAAAAATAGCATATTTTATTAGATTAAATATTTTAAGATTTTGACGAGCGTAATTATCCATAGAAGCTCTCTGAACAGCAAAGTATTCAAGTCTCAACTTATATGCCCATGCAAATGTTTTTACAATCATTTTCTTTATATCTACTTCTCCAAATCTGTCCCAATAATAGAGCAATGCACAATCAAACAGATTTCTTACATATTTATCCCCTATGTAG
This Ornithobacterium rhinotracheale DNA region includes the following protein-coding sequences:
- a CDS encoding K(+)-transporting ATPase subunit C, with translation MKKNIVPAIKLTAVLIVFLAVIYPLAVWGVAQFAPNGGKGEIIEFNGQKYYANIEQTFDQDQYFWSRPSAVDYDGGGSGGSNKGASNPEYLAQVQARIDTFAKHNPDIQRSEIPVDMVTASGSGLDPNISIQGAKVQVKRIAKIRNIDESTLNRLIEENTEKPFLGIFGPSKINVLKLNIALDQLKK
- the kdpB gene encoding potassium-transporting ATPase subunit KdpB, with product MNKNKSLFQKDMVQQALKQSFVKLNPKKMFRNPVMFTVEIGTVVMLFVTLYTLFAGDAAGQGSFGYNFAIFFILFLTLLFANFAEAIAEARGKAQADSLRKTREETPAKLQNGKTISSSQLQKGDIFVCEAGDIIPSDGEIIEGLATIDESAITGESAPVIREAGGDKSSVTGGTKVLSDKIIVETTTQPGESFLDKMIALVEGASRQKTPNEIALTILLAGFTLVFIIVTITLKPFADYAHVPITIAALISLFVCLIPTTIGGLLSAIGIAGMDRALRANVITKSGKAVETAGDIDVLLLDKTGTITIGNRKATNFHPANGVDKDRLVKAAVLSSMADETPEGKSVIELAEINPSDYNIQNPKFIKFTAETRSSGIDYENVRIRKGATDAIKAMVENAGNVFPVEVAETVTAISENGGTPLVVSENEEALGVIELQDVIKPGIQERFARLRKMGIKTVMVTGDNPLTAKYIAEKAGVDDFIAEAKPEDKMNYIKKEQAEGRLVAMMGDGTNDAPALAQADVGVAMNSGTQAAKEAGNMVDLDNDPTKLIEVVEIGKQLLMTRGTLTTFSIANDVAKYFAIIPALFIVAVPSLQGLNIMHLHSPQSAILSAVIFNAIIIPALIPLALKGVAYKPIGASALLRRNLLIFGLGGVLVPFIGIKIIDLIVSLFV
- the kdpA gene encoding potassium-transporting ATPase subunit KdpA → MNTEFLGIVVMFLLTVLLAIPFGKYIAKVYNGDKTFLDGVFNPLEKLFFRISGINPNTEMNWKQHMVALVTINLVWFLLGMLILMTQGNLPLNPDNNPSMSPDLAFNTVISFVVNCNLQHYSGETGLSYIGQYWLMFLQFVSAGTGMAAAVVLFRAFRDKTTTQLGNFYNYLVKSCTRILLPVSFVVAMILVFQGTPMTFEGKDQITTLQGVTQEISRGPAAAFIPIKHVGTNGGGFYGTNSAHPFENPTYFTNMAEMVAQLIIPMAMIFAFGFFIRRKKLAWMIFGVMTVGFLTLVIPNIIMETNGNPAIAEMGIDNSLGAMEGKEIRLGAPAAGYWSILTTVISTGSVNSMHDSSMPLSGMNELLAMMINSFYGGVGVGLLNFFVFIILAVFISGLMVGRTPEFLGKKVEAREMKIAMIIALLHPLFILAGTALAASFPAYGEATLNNPGFHGFSEMLYEYTSASANNGSGFEGLGDDTLWWNISTGFVLILSRFLPIIGPVAIAGLLAAKRFVPESDGTLKTDTATFGVMVLTVIGIVAALAFFPALALGPIAEYFTLIH
- a CDS encoding potassium-transporting ATPase subunit F; the encoded protein is MILLFIIAILVFIYMTYVLLKPEEF
- a CDS encoding type I restriction endonuclease subunit R encodes the protein MATKTNEQALERCIEKALTGFCVEEIGENQLAEPRSLYRAGNGFYVGNKNDYDPNFAIDKNRFWHFLENTQSEELEKLQRDTDWRRKILERLDRTIKKYGVLYVLKKGLRIDDAHLIFMYQLPMASSSQTVKENFERNEFSVTRQVHYNLENKLESIDMVIFLNGLPIATLELKNPWTHQTARVNAIKQYKNDRDIRQPLLQFGRCLVHFAVDTDEVYMCTKLNGKNSYFLPFNKGSLNHGKGNPPNKNGHKTAYSWEEVLTRESLANIIQHFIHFKGKPNDPLSSKTLIFPRYHQLNVVRKLIKDIAENGIGKTYLIQHSAGSGKSNSITWAAYQFIEIYPENENLPGAKSTTEPLFDSVIVVTDRRLLDKQLRDNIKEFSEVKNIVAPAYSSSELKDSLESGKRIIITTIQKFPYIVDGIANLSNKRFAVLIDEAHSSQSGTAAGKMNQAIGAEDNEEEDYQDKVLKAIQARKMKGNASYFAFTATPKNTTLERFGTKQPDGTFSPFDLYSMKQAIEEGFILDVLSNYTTYKSYYEIEKSIEDNPWFDTAKAQKKLKRFVEKHNQTITTKAKIMMKHFLNKVYNAKKLKGKAKAMVVTQDIESAIRYYKALNEILKSKGNPFKIAIAFSGEKTVDGVEYTEAALNGFSESETKDYFDKDEYRILVVANKYLTGFDQPKLSCMYIDKRLRGVLAVQALSRLNRSSEKLGKKTEDLFILDFYNEVEDIKSSFDPFYTSTSLSKATDVNVLHELESALNGVGVYELDEVEDFINKYFAGEDAQYLSPIIDTAAERFNHELELEEDEKKDFKVKAKQFVKIYGQMAAIIPFEVISWERLFWFLKFLIPKLIVRTKEDDLIDEILESVDLSTYGIERTKLNYKIGLDDSNSEVDPQNSNPRGVQNETNEKNALDEIIKVFNERYFQQWDKAPEDQKETMIKISEQIKNHSDFIDKVVKNNDVQNKDLAYRLLTDIVMKNRRKDEIDLYKLYAKDAAFNEAFVDVLKKLSGVF
- a CDS encoding DUF262 domain-containing protein; protein product: MSNQTSKPTMIPIADLFSEKESKYYSIPIYQRNYAWTEKEIIQLMQDLNDVFEKNEKEKKNGKNNEKKYFLGTLVVSEKEEYYEVIDGQQRLTTLFVLLAVLSKHTDVTSDSEKSLDLKKLKFLARDRSNETLDKISQKDFDAHKESEKDSIIHAYEMIEKYIKNNISCISNFKDFLFKNVQILRVAVPHDTDLNHYFEIMNTRGEQLEKHEILKARMMNCLSNDKDASEAFNKIWEACSDMGRYVQYGFEPNERKNIFGETWNELNLKNIFIQTKENQSEGTENTGTKSETKENIANIIQSHEVGDIKSNSEDKDAERFESIIDFPNFLLHVLQIQNKQENNNQEKNQENISLDDKNLLEAFESHLGKKENKEEFVKQFACNLLKARFLFDKYIIKREYTSESNDWSLKCMIIYKNKKNIQVNYTNTFGDENKRIIMIQSMFQVSYTTQNYKYWLNGALDYLMNPESNLEGSSFLNYLENLAKSIFYQRFMSDFPKDYYDIIYKIEDKKDENNTIDKNKLNRGTAVENFIFNYLDYILWVFKEKNIDELNKNLSNFNNFEFTYRSSVEHYYPQHPINGNTLDTNTLNEFGNLCLISPSNNSKLSNYMPIAKKEHYTKNTKQESLKQQLMMSEKEWGIEQIKQHTEWMIQLFKEFNNNSHGN